The Fluviispira vulneris genome includes a region encoding these proteins:
- a CDS encoding M12 family metallopeptidase, which translates to MKFLNIFKFSAKILAFTQFSAYAYTLNTYQNGQNEIIENKAHVEIKKKRSKRALMSINFWDGGKIYYFFDNQGNPHSEDEKNRIRLIIRELEGEANITFEEINDQIENLAKYKSYIRITNIIGDTAAGLSAGCYVTHVGMPEGEGKLNLSSSYILDGDPFSCFKTDEGVESNAPIRHELLHVLGFEHEHMRPEQRENINYNLSSLRKIYQNPEIIQTNLDPLPAPLSENYIIFGGYDFNSVMHYYSYAGASNEAKLNKKPFITKINGELITFNEFLSPNDKFALRKIYGSIPSKVLKDSEGNKLQFCKLYKIDYNKKPNTVGAWKYIISAASANVRDINPHEYQDSFFGIFEPAFDQKLCTVTLASLKAQNIKIHLEIEQNDNVKLKIQDYFASN; encoded by the coding sequence TTGAAATTTTTAAATATTTTTAAATTTTCTGCAAAAATTTTAGCTTTTACTCAGTTTTCAGCATATGCTTACACTTTAAATACGTATCAAAATGGTCAAAATGAAATTATAGAAAATAAAGCTCATGTAGAAATTAAGAAAAAGAGATCAAAAAGAGCTCTAATGTCAATAAATTTTTGGGATGGAGGGAAAATCTACTATTTCTTTGATAATCAAGGTAATCCTCATAGTGAAGACGAAAAAAATAGAATTCGATTAATTATTCGAGAGTTAGAAGGTGAAGCAAATATAACTTTTGAAGAAATAAATGATCAAATCGAAAATTTAGCTAAATATAAATCATATATTCGAATAACTAATATTATTGGGGATACAGCAGCCGGTCTGAGTGCAGGCTGTTATGTTACTCATGTAGGAATGCCAGAAGGTGAAGGAAAACTTAATTTAAGTTCAAGCTATATTTTAGATGGTGATCCGTTTTCATGTTTTAAAACGGATGAAGGTGTAGAATCCAATGCACCAATTCGCCATGAATTGTTACATGTGCTGGGTTTTGAACATGAGCACATGCGACCTGAACAGAGAGAGAATATTAATTATAATTTAAGCAGTCTAAGAAAAATATATCAAAATCCAGAGATCATTCAGACAAACTTAGACCCACTGCCTGCGCCTTTGTCAGAGAATTATATAATATTTGGTGGCTATGATTTTAATTCTGTGATGCATTATTATTCCTATGCTGGTGCAAGCAATGAAGCAAAGTTAAATAAAAAGCCATTTATAACTAAAATTAATGGAGAACTTATTACATTTAATGAATTTTTGAGTCCAAACGATAAATTTGCGCTCAGGAAAATCTACGGTTCTATTCCAAGTAAAGTCTTAAAGGATAGTGAAGGAAATAAGCTACAATTCTGTAAATTATATAAAATTGATTATAATAAGAAGCCTAACACTGTGGGGGCTTGGAAATATATTATAAGTGCAGCTAGTGCAAATGTAAGAGATATAAATCCTCATGAATATCAAGATTCATTTTTTGGTATATTCGAACCTGCATTTGACCAGAAATTATGTACGGTAACACTAGCAAGTCTTAAAGCACAAAATATCAAGATTCATTTAGAAATTGAGCAGAATGATAACGTAAAATTAAAAATTCAAGATTATTTTGCTAGCAATTAA
- a CDS encoding MFS transporter, translated as MLSEYEFEKSRHKWIILGIGVFSQAIFSFAYAGIPITGVIMQKEYNFSIYHLGLVLGCMGLGVALSELLWGLLTDKFGDRRVLIFGLSTMGMVFTFMAFYLVPAMGFKPNYIQLGIALL; from the coding sequence ATGTTATCAGAATATGAATTTGAAAAAAGTCGTCATAAATGGATTATCTTAGGAATAGGAGTCTTTTCTCAAGCTATATTCTCATTTGCCTATGCTGGAATACCCATAACGGGTGTGATCATGCAAAAAGAATATAACTTTAGCATATATCACTTAGGTCTTGTTCTTGGCTGCATGGGTTTAGGTGTCGCTTTATCTGAACTTCTATGGGGTTTACTGACAGATAAATTTGGTGATCGCAGAGTTCTAATCTTTGGGCTTTCTACCATGGGAATGGTTTTTACTTTCATGGCTTTTTATTTAGTTCCAGCAATGGGATTTAAGCCAAATTATATTCAATTGGGAATTGCTTTACTTTAG
- a CDS encoding MFS transporter gives MTWFSDKERGFAMSIRQTAIPLGGAIGALLLPWVAKYYGFAFVFGIIAISCFLGTAIVWLWLFENKLDIKEKGNTEYKQKSPFLVKEIWRLILASSLLAMPQIAILTFAMIFLHEYKHIEIIKVSIILVFIQIGGAILRILAGKFTDKLRNRRTTIKMIGLFSGVFTIAIGLFANNYPIAIIFCIILSGFLSNAWHGVAYTEIAVIAGVQRAGTALGMIGTAIFISGFITPLIISVIITHFSWNITWCLIGLCSLLSIPFIPRQKSKKMPHVSYSP, from the coding sequence ATGACCTGGTTTTCTGACAAAGAAAGAGGATTCGCCATGAGCATTCGCCAGACAGCAATACCATTGGGAGGTGCAATAGGAGCACTCCTATTGCCATGGGTGGCGAAATATTATGGATTTGCTTTTGTGTTCGGTATAATTGCCATTTCATGTTTTCTTGGCACTGCGATTGTATGGCTTTGGCTTTTCGAAAACAAGTTAGATATAAAAGAAAAAGGCAATACAGAATACAAACAAAAATCTCCTTTTCTAGTAAAAGAAATATGGAGATTGATCTTAGCAAGTTCTTTACTGGCAATGCCACAAATAGCTATTTTAACTTTTGCAATGATATTTTTGCATGAATATAAACATATAGAGATCATAAAAGTTTCTATTATTTTAGTTTTTATCCAAATAGGAGGTGCAATTCTTAGAATATTGGCAGGAAAATTCACAGATAAATTAAGAAACAGACGCACAACTATAAAAATGATTGGATTATTCTCAGGAGTTTTTACTATTGCAATTGGTTTGTTTGCAAATAATTATCCTATAGCTATTATCTTTTGTATAATTTTAAGTGGTTTTTTATCCAATGCCTGGCATGGTGTCGCTTATACAGAAATTGCAGTTATTGCTGGTGTACAGCGAGCAGGCACAGCGCTCGGAATGATTGGAACAGCAATTTTTATTTCAGGATTTATCACACCACTTATCATTTCAGTAATTATAACTCACTTCTCTTGGAATATAACTTGGTGTTTAATTGGTCTTTGCTCTCTGCTTTCAATTCCTTTTATTCCCAGACAAAAATCAAAAAAAATGCCGCACGTGAGCTATTCACCTTAA
- a CDS encoding AMP nucleosidase, whose amino-acid sequence MKTKAEICKNWLPRYTGTKIDDFADYILLTNFQTYVNRFAEITGTTVAGLDRAMPNATCKKSNVSIINFGMGSANAATIMDLLGARSPKAVLFLGKCGGLKHSTEIGHFILPIAAIRGDGTSNDYFPPEVPAMPSFKLHKFVSQKIVEAGYDYRTGVVYTTNRRVWEHDQAFLKRLHNMKCIAIDMETATVLMVGLYNEIARGALLVVSDVPITPEGVKTEAGDKNVSAKWTDAHIQLGIDSLKDLESKGEPIKHFKY is encoded by the coding sequence ATGAAGACAAAAGCGGAAATTTGTAAGAATTGGCTACCCCGTTATACCGGAACAAAAATTGATGACTTTGCAGATTATATTTTGCTTACGAATTTTCAGACTTATGTTAATCGTTTTGCTGAAATAACTGGAACAACTGTCGCAGGTCTTGATCGCGCGATGCCAAACGCAACCTGTAAAAAATCAAATGTTTCCATAATCAATTTCGGTATGGGATCAGCTAATGCTGCAACTATAATGGATCTTTTGGGTGCTCGCTCTCCCAAAGCGGTTTTATTCTTAGGAAAATGTGGTGGTTTAAAACATTCAACCGAAATAGGGCATTTTATCTTACCAATTGCGGCTATCCGTGGTGATGGTACATCGAATGATTATTTCCCACCCGAAGTGCCTGCTATGCCATCGTTTAAGCTGCACAAATTTGTTTCACAGAAAATTGTGGAAGCTGGCTATGATTATCGGACAGGTGTTGTGTACACAACCAATCGAAGAGTTTGGGAGCACGATCAAGCGTTTCTTAAGCGTCTTCACAACATGAAGTGTATCGCTATCGATATGGAAACTGCAACAGTCTTGATGGTTGGTCTGTATAACGAAATTGCCCGTGGAGCACTCTTAGTTGTGTCTGACGTGCCTATCACTCCCGAAGGAGTGAAGACCGAAGCTGGAGACAAAAATGTTTCAGCTAAATGGACCGATGCACATATCCAACTTGGAATTGACAGTCTTAAAGACTTAGAGTCTAAGGGTGAACCTATTAAACATTTTAAATATTAA
- a CDS encoding chorismate-binding protein: MTNNLKISYENKSSIENLDYFSQYISTLTNILEEYFKQNIACHFQILSCKGYEFKIDQNFIATNSLADKYKDIYSDENETVILRFFCNTQKHSYRGNLNDFYGKLKENPESPLFFVTPYENSIEEEDSYVLHAKSEVNIQFTHSEMSINILNFNEEVDIIKELWRKIEYIFTQKYPFKPETKQLQANHNITLKEELLKKDIVDIIENAKNYMNRGDCYLANLTSTNELTDSSPFKSILNFLQAWFKIKSRYGIYYVDDNVGLACFSPERFIYSKQRVIATEPIKGTLKSQADSPTYEDARTIWADKKEIYEHTLVVDLMRNDLNLVCKAGSVEVYRPFYARKAGRLVQMQSSILGILKESETLGSCLEAMLPAGSISGTPKKRVCEIISKLENTTRGYYTGVCGVLEKNGDFDSTILIRSVYKGKRGVYCGVGAGITTLSNADNEYEEFLIKLNSFLHSIESSL, translated from the coding sequence ATGACGAACAACCTGAAAATCTCTTATGAAAATAAGTCTTCCATTGAAAATTTAGATTATTTTTCTCAATATATTTCTACATTAACTAATATTTTAGAAGAATATTTTAAGCAAAATATTGCTTGTCATTTTCAAATACTTTCTTGCAAGGGCTACGAATTTAAAATCGATCAAAATTTTATAGCAACAAATTCTTTGGCTGATAAATATAAAGATATATATTCTGATGAAAATGAAACTGTCATTCTCCGCTTTTTTTGTAACACACAAAAACACTCATATAGAGGGAATCTTAACGATTTTTATGGGAAACTCAAAGAAAACCCAGAAAGCCCATTATTTTTTGTCACCCCCTATGAAAATTCAATAGAGGAAGAAGATTCATACGTGTTGCATGCTAAATCTGAAGTAAATATTCAATTCACTCACAGTGAAATGAGTATAAACATTCTGAATTTTAATGAAGAAGTTGATATTATAAAAGAATTATGGAGAAAAATAGAATATATATTTACCCAAAAATATCCCTTTAAACCTGAAACTAAGCAACTACAAGCAAATCATAATATCACTTTAAAAGAAGAGCTTTTAAAAAAAGATATAGTTGATATTATTGAAAATGCAAAAAATTATATGAATAGAGGTGACTGCTATCTCGCCAATCTCACTTCAACCAATGAGCTGACTGACAGCTCGCCTTTTAAAAGTATTCTGAATTTTTTACAGGCATGGTTTAAAATAAAATCCCGTTATGGGATTTATTATGTCGATGATAATGTAGGATTAGCTTGCTTTTCTCCTGAAAGATTTATTTATTCAAAGCAAAGAGTGATTGCAACAGAACCCATCAAAGGCACATTAAAGAGTCAAGCAGACAGTCCAACATATGAAGATGCACGCACGATTTGGGCTGATAAAAAAGAAATTTATGAGCACACTTTAGTTGTTGATCTCATGCGCAATGATCTGAATCTCGTCTGCAAAGCGGGCAGCGTAGAAGTCTATCGACCTTTTTATGCCAGAAAAGCAGGTCGCTTGGTTCAAATGCAAAGTTCTATCTTAGGTATCCTAAAAGAAAGCGAAACCCTTGGGAGTTGTTTAGAAGCAATGCTCCCTGCTGGCTCTATCAGTGGCACGCCAAAAAAACGTGTTTGTGAAATAATTTCAAAATTAGAAAATACTACAAGAGGATATTACACAGGAGTGTGTGGCGTACTTGAAAAGAATGGAGATTTTGATTCAACTATTCTAATTCGCAGTGTATATAAGGGCAAAAGAGGTGTTTATTGCGGTGTTGGCGCAGGGATCACAACTCTTTCCAATGCAGACAATGAATATGAAGAATTTCTTATTAAGTTAAATTCTTTTTTACATTCTATCGAAAGCTCTCTATGA
- a CDS encoding aminodeoxychorismate/anthranilate synthase component II, which translates to MTFLFIDHYDSFSYNLTNWFVAKGIDLKILSYKDIHNLTDLREFEAIIFSPGPGHPCEYIGSIELYKKIPANIPFLGVCLGHQIFLLAEGGKIEQMSRIPIHGRQVEIIDPLKSLHFKKNSPNGTVVLYNSLGCKSSDPVFTKNVVSLAEENGFSLMAEHKLHRRFGVQFHPESFASPGGETFLNAFLGTVKC; encoded by the coding sequence ATGACATTTCTTTTTATAGATCACTATGATTCTTTTTCATACAATTTGACCAATTGGTTTGTCGCTAAAGGCATTGATTTAAAAATATTATCTTATAAAGACATTCATAACCTAACTGATTTAAGAGAATTTGAAGCTATAATATTTTCTCCTGGTCCAGGACATCCATGTGAATATATAGGATCCATTGAGTTGTACAAAAAAATTCCGGCAAATATCCCATTTTTAGGTGTCTGCTTAGGGCACCAAATTTTTTTATTGGCTGAAGGTGGAAAGATAGAGCAGATGAGCAGGATCCCAATTCATGGTCGCCAAGTCGAAATAATTGACCCTCTTAAATCCTTACATTTTAAAAAAAATTCCCCTAACGGAACTGTTGTTTTGTATAATTCTCTAGGCTGTAAGTCTTCTGATCCCGTTTTTACAAAAAATGTGGTATCGCTGGCGGAAGAGAACGGTTTTAGCTTAATGGCTGAACACAAACTTCATCGTCGTTTCGGAGTGCAATTCCACCCAGAAAGCTTTGCAAGCCCTGGTGGGGAAACTTTTTTAAATGCTTTTCTAGGGACTGTAAAATGTTAG
- the lptC gene encoding LPS export ABC transporter periplasmic protein LptC, translated as MLGRLYAISFILTILILLWYQKNYLDKSSEIFQAQLNSENIVLPTSSVHQFHTKSFENGYLKYSFSGDKIIYFTDNHFEASGNLVYRTYDLKENETAVIKTSKATGQMEIIEEKEGQTAFSMGANSRIKNAQLPEEVIFDFKKNIGKTRNIYIDMINEEIHSNSAIESNGPQGSLKGKGFSYSIKNEEFKINSQVDGKVIIPNGNNKLN; from the coding sequence ATGTTAGGCCGCTTATATGCAATTTCATTTATACTCACGATTTTAATTTTATTATGGTATCAAAAAAACTATCTAGATAAGTCGAGTGAAATTTTTCAAGCCCAGCTCAACTCTGAAAACATAGTGTTGCCTACGAGCAGTGTGCATCAATTCCACACAAAATCCTTCGAAAATGGATATTTAAAATATTCTTTTTCAGGTGATAAAATTATATATTTTACTGACAATCATTTTGAGGCTTCAGGCAACTTAGTATATAGAACCTATGACTTGAAAGAAAATGAAACTGCTGTCATAAAAACTTCGAAAGCTACTGGGCAGATGGAAATAATAGAGGAAAAAGAAGGGCAAACTGCATTTTCAATGGGTGCAAATAGTCGTATAAAAAATGCTCAACTGCCAGAAGAAGTCATATTTGATTTTAAAAAAAATATTGGAAAGACACGCAATATATATATTGACATGATCAACGAAGAAATTCATTCCAATAGTGCTATAGAATCAAATGGTCCACAAGGATCATTGAAAGGAAAAGGATTTTCTTATTCGATTAAAAATGAGGAATTCAAAATAAATTCACAAGTTGATGGAAAAGTGATAATCCCAAATGGCAATAATAAATTGAATTAA
- a CDS encoding LptA/OstA family protein, with the protein MSYFNFLKTLFVVCVLTAFNAKADFKNILPDNYDYETNKIDNSKAIENNTPVSAPKNKVKPKKSESDLSNDFANHNQNSPVYFEGNKAEGSRKTGILNLIGNVVIMQDDLKLTSDKAQIISSPGTTSGSGSTSIQKAIATGNVNIFKKSTINSPEIRANANEIVFLVPEKTMILKGKAKVWRNKEFVNAEIISLNLKTGDISLKDPHGTIDPKSTNSLNSKENGKKNNL; encoded by the coding sequence ATGTCATATTTTAATTTTTTAAAAACTTTATTTGTTGTATGTGTTTTAACTGCATTCAATGCCAAAGCTGATTTCAAAAATATCTTACCAGATAATTATGATTACGAAACCAATAAAATTGATAATAGTAAAGCAATCGAAAATAATACACCTGTTAGCGCTCCAAAAAACAAAGTAAAGCCGAAAAAAAGTGAGAGTGATTTAAGCAATGATTTTGCAAATCACAATCAAAATTCTCCTGTATATTTTGAAGGAAATAAGGCAGAAGGTTCAAGAAAAACAGGAATTTTGAATTTAATTGGTAATGTTGTTATCATGCAAGATGATTTGAAATTAACTTCTGACAAAGCACAAATAATAAGTTCACCAGGTACAACTTCGGGATCGGGATCAACTTCTATTCAAAAAGCAATTGCTACTGGCAATGTAAATATTTTTAAAAAATCTACAATAAATTCTCCAGAAATCAGAGCAAATGCCAATGAAATAGTTTTTCTCGTTCCCGAAAAAACTATGATTTTAAAAGGAAAGGCTAAAGTTTGGCGAAATAAAGAATTTGTCAATGCTGAAATAATTTCATTAAATTTAAAAACAGGGGATATCAGTTTAAAAGATCCTCATGGTACTATTGATCCAAAATCAACTAATAGCTTAAACAGTAAAGAAAACGGAAAAAAGAATAATTTATAA
- the lptB gene encoding LPS export ABC transporter ATP-binding protein has protein sequence MRNQLKSSHLIRKFGSRTVVDDVSFHVNSGEVVGLLGPNGAGKTTSFYMTVGLLKPSSGDVQIDQENITELPIHKRARLGIGYLPQNSSVFRKLTVEDNLKAIMEVWGVPRKKRSALLEKLIEQFGIGHIRKSMGLSLSGGERRRLEIARTLVISPRFLLLDEPFAGIDPVTVAEIQDLIKKLVHEENLGVLITDHNVRETLSLCDRAYVLAAGKILAEGLPEDVASNEKVRQVYLGENFTF, from the coding sequence ATGCGCAACCAACTCAAATCGTCTCATTTAATCCGAAAGTTTGGCTCACGCACAGTTGTCGATGATGTGAGTTTCCATGTGAATAGTGGCGAAGTTGTCGGTTTGTTAGGACCGAATGGTGCAGGTAAAACCACCAGTTTTTATATGACAGTTGGTTTGTTAAAACCAAGTTCAGGTGATGTGCAAATCGATCAAGAAAATATCACTGAATTGCCAATTCATAAAAGAGCACGCCTTGGCATTGGTTATTTACCACAAAACTCCAGTGTTTTTCGTAAACTTACTGTTGAAGATAATTTAAAAGCTATCATGGAAGTTTGGGGAGTACCCAGAAAAAAACGATCCGCTCTTTTAGAAAAACTGATTGAGCAATTTGGCATCGGGCACATAAGAAAAAGCATGGGCTTAAGTCTATCAGGTGGCGAAAGAAGGCGTCTAGAAATAGCAAGAACTTTAGTTATTTCTCCTCGCTTTTTATTACTTGACGAACCATTTGCAGGAATTGACCCTGTTACTGTTGCAGAAATTCAAGATCTCATTAAAAAACTTGTGCATGAAGAAAATTTAGGAGTTCTGATAACAGATCACAATGTTCGAGAAACCTTGTCTTTATGTGATCGTGCTTATGTTTTAGCGGCTGGAAAAATTCTTGCTGAAGGATTACCAGAAGATGTCGCATCGAACGAAAAAGTAAGGCAAGTTTACTTAGGTGAAAATTTTACGTTTTAA
- a CDS encoding septal ring lytic transglycosylase RlpA family protein, translating into MRLLNIIFLFIVLHFLVSACTTTKKEWGSKEEKNNFEHTFVESGFASFYGKGFAGKPTASGKIYDPGLLTAASKTLPLHSRVMVKDVKTGRFVVVTINDRGPYVSGRVIDLSVAAAKKLGIMRKGVTKVEVFLVKN; encoded by the coding sequence ATGAGATTATTGAATATTATTTTTTTATTTATCGTTTTACATTTCTTAGTAAGTGCATGCACTACAACTAAAAAGGAATGGGGAAGCAAAGAAGAAAAGAATAATTTTGAACATACATTTGTTGAAAGTGGATTTGCTTCTTTTTATGGGAAAGGTTTTGCAGGTAAGCCGACAGCGAGTGGAAAAATATATGATCCAGGTTTACTAACTGCTGCTAGTAAAACTTTACCTCTTCACTCTCGGGTAATGGTAAAAGATGTAAAAACAGGCCGTTTCGTTGTCGTTACTATTAACGATAGAGGCCCTTATGTCTCAGGAAGAGTGATTGATTTAAGTGTTGCAGCAGCAAAAAAGCTTGGAATTATGCGGAAAGGTGTCACCAAAGTTGAGGTTTTCTTGGTTAAAAATTAA
- a CDS encoding phosphoribosyltransferase, translated as MLFNFSRCYLCREKILKQDKIICPACFECAQKREFLFCLRCGLSQCVSCENLPEFTRVMSLYPYCPEFSKILVLAKDNNDYNAQRIFYELFYTSTKNFLEYYIIQNEIECIVLSPLRKDRIVNSAWHTNIFFHEIISSFKIDSVKMYQKISIFYPHILNHTNKTSVQNKIERVNAKRKINKLEMNWFCLKRNKKFNCGDYKKILFIDDVLTTGNTLKNFINSLPEKINENSWELFALFRSPQGD; from the coding sequence TTGCTGTTCAATTTTTCTAGGTGTTATCTTTGTCGTGAAAAAATTCTGAAGCAAGATAAAATTATTTGTCCTGCATGCTTTGAATGCGCACAAAAGCGTGAGTTTTTATTTTGTTTGCGCTGTGGATTGAGTCAGTGTGTGAGTTGTGAAAACCTTCCTGAATTTACCCGAGTCATGAGTCTTTATCCGTATTGTCCCGAGTTCTCAAAAATCTTGGTTTTAGCAAAAGACAATAATGATTATAATGCGCAGAGAATTTTCTATGAGTTATTTTATACATCGACGAAAAATTTTTTAGAATATTACATAATTCAGAATGAGATTGAATGTATTGTTTTATCACCTCTCCGAAAAGATAGAATTGTAAATTCAGCTTGGCATACGAATATTTTTTTTCATGAAATTATAAGTAGTTTTAAAATTGATTCTGTTAAAATGTATCAAAAGATCTCTATTTTTTATCCGCATATTTTGAATCATACTAACAAAACATCTGTGCAAAATAAAATTGAGAGAGTAAATGCAAAGAGAAAAATAAATAAATTAGAAATGAATTGGTTTTGTCTGAAGCGAAATAAAAAATTTAACTGTGGTGACTATAAAAAAATACTTTTTATAGATGATGTTTTAACCACAGGGAATACGCTAAAAAATTTCATAAATTCTCTGCCAGAAAAAATAAATGAGAATTCTTGGGAACTTTTTGCTTTATTCAGATCTCCACAAGGCGACTAA
- a CDS encoding 23S rRNA (pseudouridine(1915)-N(3))-methyltransferase RlmH, with amino-acid sequence MRYIFITPWKIPKNSLLFDFIQEFFSRISKFTPVQHIFPASQLNPNEVLAFYTKEIKKLSVENPICIALDENGETMSSSELAKGLEQYEVKGEKIILFCLGGAYGLPEELKSIGKIDLISLSRMTFPHEMALAVLVEQVYRARCILSNHPYHHGDKSPLASSLQKYKKK; translated from the coding sequence ATGCGGTATATTTTTATAACTCCATGGAAAATACCCAAAAACTCTCTCCTGTTTGATTTCATACAGGAGTTTTTCTCTCGGATCTCTAAGTTCACGCCTGTGCAACATATTTTTCCAGCTTCACAGTTAAATCCCAATGAAGTCTTAGCTTTTTACACAAAAGAAATTAAAAAACTTTCTGTAGAAAATCCTATATGCATCGCATTAGATGAAAATGGTGAAACTATGAGTAGCAGTGAGCTGGCAAAAGGTCTTGAGCAGTACGAAGTGAAAGGAGAAAAAATTATTCTTTTTTGTTTAGGTGGAGCTTATGGCTTACCTGAAGAACTAAAATCGATTGGAAAGATCGACCTTATATCACTTTCTCGCATGACTTTTCCCCATGAAATGGCGCTCGCTGTTTTGGTGGAGCAAGTTTATCGCGCTCGCTGTATTCTCTCCAATCACCCATATCATCATGGCGATAAATCGCCACTTGCGTCGAGTCTACAAAAGTATAAGAAAAAATAA
- the rsfS gene encoding ribosome silencing factor, with protein MSDYSTSMSIGDRVFSHEEIAMLAIAAAEEKKAVRPVVMDLRSQGAFTELFAIVSASNTRQVYAAAEAVRHFFKKNFGMAPVTVDGMENSTWVLIDYGFLFVHIFQEPTRELYQLEQLWSKAHMLPVSEEKCQELYQEVLGLTKAMSASEEDVAQEAAL; from the coding sequence ATGTCAGATTATAGTACAAGTATGTCGATTGGTGACAGAGTTTTTAGTCACGAAGAAATAGCAATGTTAGCCATTGCTGCGGCTGAAGAGAAAAAAGCAGTTCGCCCTGTTGTTATGGATTTAAGAAGCCAAGGTGCATTCACAGAGCTTTTTGCAATAGTCAGCGCTTCCAATACGCGTCAAGTCTATGCAGCAGCTGAAGCTGTCCGCCACTTTTTTAAGAAAAACTTTGGTATGGCGCCTGTCACAGTGGATGGCATGGAAAACAGTACTTGGGTTTTAATCGACTACGGCTTTTTATTTGTGCATATTTTTCAAGAGCCAACCCGTGAGCTGTATCAATTAGAGCAACTGTGGAGTAAGGCGCACATGCTTCCTGTCAGTGAAGAGAAGTGCCAAGAGCTTTATCAAGAGGTTTTAGGTTTGACAAAAGCAATGTCTGCCAGTGAAGAAGATGTAGCGCAAGAGGCAGCTCTTTAA
- the obgE gene encoding GTPase ObgE, with amino-acid sequence MKFIDTAEIKVKAGDGGLGMSHFRREKYVPAGGPDGGNGGNGGDVYLYATEGLSTLLDFRYQRFHEAEAGGKGGTNNRQGRCGDDLILKVPCGTVAYDSESGEIIGEVLYEGHKLLVAKGGKGGIGNTVFTTARNQAPTKTIAPIVGESKSLRLELKMIADVGIIGSPNAGKSTLITVISAARPKVADYPFTTLVPTLGVVSHKESNPFVVADVPGLIPGASQGKGLGHDFLRHIERTRVLVHLIDGSQETAEAMISDFDGILEELRLYDKALLDRPRITVVSKVDSLANEEIEESLNNTEALNGFRNYLKLKKTPYLEISSAYRIGITEMLDKLIEVLGQK; translated from the coding sequence ATGAAATTTATTGATACAGCAGAGATTAAAGTAAAAGCCGGAGATGGTGGACTCGGTATGTCACACTTTCGCCGAGAAAAATATGTTCCAGCGGGGGGCCCTGATGGGGGAAACGGCGGGAATGGAGGAGATGTTTATCTCTATGCAACCGAAGGTTTGTCTACTCTTCTTGACTTTCGCTACCAACGTTTTCATGAAGCGGAAGCGGGTGGAAAAGGTGGAACAAACAATCGTCAAGGCCGGTGTGGTGATGATCTCATTTTAAAAGTACCTTGTGGTACTGTAGCCTATGACTCTGAGAGTGGAGAAATAATAGGTGAAGTTCTCTATGAGGGACATAAACTTCTTGTTGCTAAAGGTGGTAAGGGAGGAATCGGGAACACTGTTTTTACTACAGCTCGTAACCAAGCACCGACTAAAACCATTGCTCCTATTGTGGGTGAAAGCAAATCATTGCGCCTTGAGCTAAAAATGATTGCAGATGTTGGGATCATCGGCAGCCCTAATGCAGGAAAAAGCACATTGATCACTGTGATTTCTGCAGCACGTCCAAAAGTTGCTGACTATCCGTTTACAACTCTCGTTCCTACGCTGGGAGTTGTAAGTCACAAAGAGTCTAATCCCTTTGTTGTGGCTGATGTTCCTGGGCTTATTCCCGGAGCAAGTCAAGGAAAAGGCTTGGGGCACGATTTTTTACGTCATATTGAAAGAACTCGTGTACTTGTCCACCTAATTGATGGTAGTCAAGAAACTGCTGAAGCCATGATTTCAGACTTTGACGGTATTTTAGAAGAATTGCGTCTTTACGATAAAGCCTTATTAGATCGTCCTAGAATTACTGTGGTTTCAAAAGTTGACTCATTAGCAAATGAGGAAATCGAAGAATCCCTTAATAACACCGAGGCCTTAAATGGCTTTCGGAATTATTTAAAATTAAAGAAAACGCCCTATCTTGAAATCAGCTCTGCCTATCGCATTGGTATAACTGAAATGCTTGATAAACTTATAGAAGTTCTTGGGCAAAAATAA